A portion of the Bulleidia sp. zg-1006 genome contains these proteins:
- the ruvB gene encoding Holliday junction branch migration DNA helicase RuvB has translation MEDRLVTAERLAMEQEEESLRPTGLNDYIGQDRLKENLRIYIQAALEREESLDHVLLYGPPGLGKTTLAHILANEMHSKIKVTSGPSIAKAGDLASILSVLKPGDVLFIDEIHRLPKVVEEVLYPAMEDFVLDVTIGGDSGSARSLRLDLPPFTLVGATTRAGDLSSPLRDRFGITSKLEYYSQDQLAKIVARTARVLDTSIEDQAVIEIAKRSRGTPRIANRLLRRIRDFAQVLNHGYLSYEVARDALQRLHVDDLGLDEVDIRYLKGIIERFHGGPVGLDALANAISEETTTLEDVYEPYLIQIGFVNRTSRGRMVTEKAYKHLHIRQQGSLFDI, from the coding sequence ATGGAAGATCGCTTAGTAACAGCAGAGCGTTTGGCTATGGAGCAGGAAGAAGAAAGTCTTCGTCCAACCGGCCTTAATGATTACATTGGTCAAGATCGCTTAAAAGAAAATTTACGAATCTATATTCAAGCCGCCTTGGAAAGAGAAGAATCTTTAGATCATGTGCTTTTGTATGGTCCACCAGGTTTGGGTAAAACAACCTTGGCTCATATCTTAGCCAATGAAATGCATTCTAAAATTAAAGTGACTAGTGGTCCTAGTATTGCAAAGGCGGGTGATTTAGCTTCTATTCTATCGGTTTTAAAGCCGGGGGATGTCTTATTTATTGATGAAATACATCGTTTACCAAAAGTGGTGGAAGAAGTCCTTTATCCCGCTATGGAAGATTTTGTATTGGATGTAACGATTGGTGGAGATAGTGGTTCAGCCCGCAGTTTACGCTTGGATTTACCACCGTTCACATTGGTTGGAGCAACCACACGGGCAGGAGATTTAAGTTCACCATTGCGGGATCGTTTTGGTATTACTTCTAAGCTGGAATATTACAGCCAAGACCAATTAGCTAAGATTGTGGCGCGTACAGCTAGAGTGTTGGATACCTCAATTGAAGATCAAGCGGTTATCGAAATCGCAAAACGCTCACGGGGAACTCCTCGTATTGCAAATCGTCTTTTAAGAAGAATTCGTGATTTTGCTCAAGTCTTAAATCATGGCTATTTAAGTTATGAAGTCGCTAGGGATGCTTTACAACGCCTTCATGTGGATGATTTGGGCTTAGATGAAGTGGATATTCGTTATTTAAAGGGTATTATCGAACGTTTCCATGGTGGTCCTGTTGGCTTAGACGCCTTGGCTAATGCTATTAGTGAGGAAACCACCACTCTTGAAGATGTGTATGAACCTTATTTAATTCAAATTGGTTTTGTAAATCGAACTTCCAGAGGTCGTATGGTTACCGAAAAAGCTTATAAACATTTACATATTCGTCAACAAGGGAGCTTGTTTGATATATGA
- a CDS encoding radical SAM/SPASM domain-containing protein: MKFSKYQIATRINDKYILFNTYNSAIIELNKQTYDKYQLAKKTNDCTLFDEQEIEILTNENFIVSEDEEVTREKEIADTYFKSKISNGASVKIDIGITNKCNFHCSYCFENGNRDTYQNTMDEVKFEKLFLQLKEYVNNCLDNEIKNVEIVWYGGEPSLELERIIEINKYFSNYSKTRGFTYSNIIITNGFSISKKFLSQLKEQNIQYIQITLDGLRDYHNARRNIDNKTDSFSIILENIKKLIEFQTEVVIRINIDKNNSSNILKLINFLYKYFNHDYIGKYLFIALGRVFGSISSYTHEEYADIYSNIFKKANKLGFIKEFIDCGVVTAFCTAETDNLNVTIDYDGNIYKCWNDIFNKNNMIGNIYTRDRLESPIKKIYMDDLSLENVNNGNCLKCKMIKFCGGLCPYTRLLIKKGIEDNIYTNNVCEKIARKHLIANLKGYLSR; the protein is encoded by the coding sequence ATGAAATTTTCGAAATATCAAATAGCTACTAGAATTAATGATAAATATATACTATTTAATACCTATAATTCCGCAATAATTGAATTAAATAAACAGACATATGATAAATATCAACTAGCAAAGAAAACTAATGACTGCACTCTTTTTGATGAGCAAGAAATTGAAATTTTAACGAACGAAAATTTCATTGTAAGCGAAGATGAGGAAGTTACTAGAGAAAAAGAAATTGCAGATACATATTTTAAGTCAAAGATAAGTAATGGAGCTAGTGTAAAAATTGATATAGGCATTACTAATAAATGTAATTTTCATTGTAGCTACTGCTTTGAAAATGGAAACCGAGATACCTATCAAAACACGATGGATGAAGTTAAATTTGAAAAATTATTTTTACAGTTAAAAGAATATGTAAATAATTGTTTAGATAACGAAATTAAAAATGTGGAAATAGTGTGGTATGGTGGTGAACCATCTCTGGAACTTGAAAGGATTATAGAAATAAATAAATACTTTTCAAATTATAGCAAAACAAGAGGATTTACCTATTCAAATATAATTATCACTAATGGTTTCTCCATATCTAAAAAATTTTTAAGTCAATTAAAAGAACAAAATATACAATATATCCAAATAACATTAGATGGTTTAAGAGATTATCACAATGCTAGAAGAAATATCGATAATAAAACTGATTCATTTTCAATAATTTTAGAAAATATAAAAAAGTTAATAGAATTTCAAACGGAAGTTGTTATCAGAATTAATATTGATAAAAATAATTCATCAAATATTTTAAAATTAATTAATTTCTTATATAAATATTTTAATCATGACTATATAGGAAAATATTTATTTATAGCATTAGGAAGAGTTTTTGGATCAATTAGTAGTTACACACATGAAGAATATGCTGATATATATTCCAATATTTTTAAAAAAGCAAATAAATTAGGATTTATTAAAGAATTTATAGACTGTGGAGTTGTAACTGCTTTTTGTACTGCAGAAACCGATAATTTAAACGTTACAATAGATTATGATGGAAATATATATAAATGTTGGAATGATATCTTTAATAAGAATAATATGATTGGGAATATCTATACTAGAGATAGATTAGAAAGTCCAATAAAAAAAATTTATATGGATGATTTATCCCTAGAAAATGTTAATAATGGAAATTGCCTAAAATGTAAAATGATTAAATTTTGTGGAGGACTATGTCCATATACAAGATTGTTAATTAAAAAAGGGATTGAAGATAATATTTATACGAATAATGTATGTGAAAAAATTGCAAGAAAGCACCTAATTGCTAATCTAAAAGGATATTTATCAAGATGA
- a CDS encoding ABC transporter ATP-binding protein — MNLKEKIKLFNILINPWYKYAKKLIILCFFGTCICLPLSEYFAVIIPEKVLVALETESTFMEIFIIAIKYALLSLTLSLCNRGIHDFYFDWKSNAVIEKIERDIFNNVLQIDQSNFNNPNYLDAYKLTTEEFSKKSVEAFENVFKCISSIIRIFLFGAVITLKGTYIIFLVILFSLFATSAQIVWSKVSAKKNIDGVRHRRKIDYIRRLFFDPEVVEDIKISRIYSKLESIFNDGYKNTIKIHKKYAKSVFGIDSLIVISKIGINFIIPLYIAQNIINKELFNISIFSTLLISSDALKSTLNEFGWWSAKISQEISYAQQVKNFFEYDSSIENNNEGYQLIEGSIEVQMEKISFKYPGSGFKVNIDKFEVNKGEKVAIVGDNGAGKSTLIKLLLRLYDLNAGYVYINNKNIKEYSTQTIRKSIGYVSQKPMIYAISIKDYIDINGDEENNVNQLLDFFCFKERTEKILTKEFEEDGIVLSEGNKQILALARVLKKNYGLLLLDEPSSALDPIKEEKMISLIENISTTTIIIAHRLSAIKNLDKIFVMENGKIVESGKHQELINKKGKYYQMYSVQSKRYQ, encoded by the coding sequence ATGAATTTAAAAGAAAAAATTAAATTATTTAATATTCTGATAAATCCTTGGTATAAGTATGCAAAAAAATTAATTATTTTATGTTTTTTTGGAACATGTATTTGTTTGCCTTTATCAGAATATTTTGCAGTCATAATTCCAGAAAAAGTATTAGTAGCTTTAGAAACTGAAAGTACTTTTATGGAAATATTTATAATAGCAATAAAATATGCATTATTATCGTTAACATTAAGTTTATGTAATAGAGGAATTCATGATTTTTATTTTGATTGGAAAAGTAATGCGGTTATTGAAAAAATTGAAAGAGATATCTTTAATAATGTATTACAAATAGATCAATCTAATTTTAATAATCCCAATTATTTAGATGCATATAAATTAACCACTGAAGAGTTTTCTAAAAAATCTGTAGAAGCCTTTGAAAATGTATTTAAATGTATAAGTAGCATAATAAGAATATTTTTATTTGGTGCTGTCATAACCTTAAAAGGAACCTATATTATTTTTTTGGTAATTCTATTTTCATTATTTGCCACATCAGCACAAATAGTATGGAGTAAAGTTTCCGCAAAGAAAAATATTGATGGAGTACGTCACAGAAGAAAGATTGATTATATTAGAAGGTTATTTTTTGATCCTGAAGTAGTTGAAGATATAAAAATATCCAGAATATATAGTAAATTAGAAAGCATATTTAATGATGGATATAAAAATACTATTAAAATACATAAAAAATATGCAAAAAGCGTTTTTGGAATAGATTCTCTTATTGTAATTTCAAAAATTGGAATAAATTTTATAATTCCTCTATATATAGCTCAGAATATTATAAATAAAGAACTGTTTAATATTTCAATTTTTTCAACATTATTAATATCATCAGATGCGTTAAAATCTACATTAAATGAATTTGGGTGGTGGAGTGCAAAAATTTCTCAAGAAATTAGCTATGCACAACAAGTAAAGAACTTTTTTGAATACGACTCAAGCATTGAAAATAATAATGAAGGATATCAATTAATAGAAGGCAGTATAGAAGTTCAAATGGAGAAAATTAGTTTTAAATATCCGGGAAGTGGTTTTAAAGTTAATATTGATAAGTTTGAAGTGAATAAAGGTGAAAAGGTAGCGATAGTAGGAGATAATGGTGCAGGAAAGTCAACATTAATCAAACTTTTATTACGACTATATGATTTAAATGCTGGATATGTATATATAAACAATAAAAATATAAAAGAATATTCTACTCAAACAATTAGAAAGTCTATCGGATATGTATCACAAAAACCGATGATATACGCAATAAGTATTAAAGACTATATAGATATAAATGGAGATGAAGAAAATAATGTAAATCAACTATTAGATTTTTTCTGCTTTAAAGAAAGAACAGAAAAAATATTGACTAAAGAATTTGAAGAAGATGGCATTGTATTATCAGAGGGAAATAAGCAAATATTAGCATTAGCTAGAGTTTTAAAGAAGAATTATGGTCTTCTTTTACTTGATGAACCAAGCTCGGCATTGGATCCAATAAAAGAAGAAAAAATGATTAGTCTGATAGAAAACATCTCAACAACGACAATTATTATAGCTCATAGACTATCGGCAATAAAAAATTTAGATAAGATTTTCGTGATGGAAAATGGGAAAATTGTTGAAAGTGGAAAACATCAAGAACTGATAAATAAAAAAGGAAAATATTACCAAATGTATAGTGTACAATCAAAAAGATATCAATAA
- a CDS encoding valine--tRNA ligase, producing the protein MKNQLNTKYNHHQVEDGRYNQWLEKGYFTAGDKSKDPFVIVIPPPNVTGILHIGHAFDNTIQDMIARYKRMQGYDVLYLPGMDHAGIATQAKVDARLKNQGVSRYDIGREKFLEYAWAWKEEYAATIRDQWAKLGLSLDYTRERFTMDEGLNVAVRRVFVQLYNEGLIYRGKRIINWDPEAKTALSNIEVVYQDDVGKMYYFSYDVVDSEESFTVATTRPETMFGDVCVVVNPKDERYQHLIGKKCVNPANQDIITVIGDEYVDIEFGTGAMKCTPAHDPNDFEIGKRHHLESILVMNPDGTMNEKAGKYAGMDRYECREQLVADIEKTGHLVKIEEFVHAVGHSERTNAVVEPYLSEQWFVKMKPLAKDVLDTQANEEKKMAFYPARFEKTFNAWLENIEDWCISRQLWWGHRIPAWYHKETGELYVNEEAPSDIENWIQDEDVLDTWFSSALWPFSTLGWPEETEDFKRYYPTSMMGTGYDIIFFWVARMAFQARHFTGQVPFKDVVLHGLIRDAKGRKMSKSLGNGIDPMEVIDQYGVDSLRYFLTTNSTPGQDLRYIPEKVEAAWNFINKIWNASRFVLMNLEEGQDLSLQNKILSSIDTWILTKLNKTIEQVTMNMDKYEFGLAGNELYGFVWSDFCSWYLELAKSNLRSEDKAVKLATEATLAYVLKAIVCLLHPYMPFVTEELYLNLPKHLESIQLETWPVVLSVPEFDMEAMERVLSTISRLREVKSIHDLKPSTVLHFCLKDLDGKKVEKNVAFVTMIQTMTKCEWVDEIEGEQSIETLREGSLVLAMKELSDPKEEREKLEKEKIRLEAEIKRSKAMLSNPNFVQKAPKKKVEIEQQKQETYLKQYEVVLARLQELKNSVA; encoded by the coding sequence ATGAAAAATCAATTAAACACAAAATACAATCATCATCAAGTAGAAGATGGTCGTTACAATCAATGGTTGGAAAAAGGTTATTTTACGGCTGGAGATAAGAGTAAAGATCCTTTTGTGATTGTTATTCCACCCCCAAATGTGACAGGTATTTTACACATTGGTCATGCTTTTGATAATACCATTCAAGATATGATTGCTCGTTATAAACGTATGCAAGGCTATGATGTTTTATATCTGCCGGGTATGGATCATGCCGGTATTGCAACCCAAGCAAAAGTAGATGCTCGTTTAAAGAACCAAGGTGTTAGTCGCTATGATATCGGTCGTGAGAAATTCCTAGAATATGCCTGGGCTTGGAAGGAAGAATACGCTGCTACCATTCGTGACCAATGGGCTAAATTAGGCTTATCTTTAGATTATACAAGAGAAAGATTTACCATGGATGAAGGCTTAAATGTAGCTGTTCGTCGTGTTTTTGTACAGCTTTATAACGAAGGCTTGATTTACCGAGGTAAGCGCATTATCAACTGGGATCCAGAAGCGAAAACAGCATTAAGTAATATCGAAGTCGTTTACCAAGATGATGTAGGGAAGATGTATTATTTCTCTTATGATGTGGTTGATAGTGAGGAAAGCTTCACCGTAGCAACGACACGACCGGAAACCATGTTTGGTGATGTTTGTGTGGTGGTGAATCCAAAGGATGAGCGCTACCAACATTTAATTGGTAAAAAGTGTGTCAATCCAGCAAATCAAGATATTATTACGGTGATTGGTGATGAATATGTGGATATTGAATTTGGAACGGGGGCAATGAAATGCACACCGGCTCATGATCCGAATGACTTTGAGATTGGTAAGCGTCATCATTTAGAATCTATTTTAGTCATGAATCCAGATGGAACCATGAATGAAAAAGCAGGTAAATACGCTGGTATGGATCGCTATGAATGTCGGGAACAGTTGGTAGCGGATATTGAAAAGACCGGTCACTTGGTTAAGATTGAGGAATTTGTGCATGCGGTTGGTCATTCAGAAAGAACCAATGCGGTGGTGGAACCTTATTTGAGTGAACAGTGGTTTGTCAAGATGAAACCATTAGCTAAAGATGTATTGGATACACAAGCTAATGAAGAAAAAAAGATGGCTTTCTACCCAGCGCGTTTTGAAAAGACCTTTAATGCTTGGTTGGAAAATATTGAGGACTGGTGTATTTCACGTCAATTATGGTGGGGACATCGTATTCCAGCTTGGTATCATAAAGAAACCGGTGAACTTTATGTTAATGAAGAAGCACCCAGTGACATTGAAAATTGGATTCAGGATGAAGATGTCTTAGACACATGGTTTTCAAGTGCTTTGTGGCCATTTAGCACATTAGGTTGGCCGGAAGAAACAGAGGATTTTAAGCGCTATTATCCAACTAGTATGATGGGAACTGGTTATGACATTATTTTCTTCTGGGTAGCGCGTATGGCTTTCCAAGCTCGTCATTTCACTGGTCAAGTACCATTTAAAGATGTTGTGTTACATGGTTTAATCCGTGATGCCAAAGGTCGTAAGATGTCGAAGTCTTTAGGAAATGGAATTGATCCAATGGAAGTTATTGATCAATATGGTGTCGATTCTCTTCGGTATTTCTTAACTACGAATTCCACCCCCGGACAAGATTTGCGTTATATTCCAGAAAAAGTTGAAGCGGCTTGGAATTTTATCAATAAGATTTGGAATGCGTCCCGTTTTGTTTTAATGAATTTAGAAGAAGGTCAGGATTTAAGCTTACAAAATAAGATTTTGAGTTCTATTGACACTTGGATTTTAACAAAGCTAAATAAGACGATTGAACAAGTGACCATGAATATGGACAAATATGAATTTGGTTTAGCCGGTAATGAACTTTATGGTTTTGTTTGGAGTGATTTCTGTTCCTGGTATTTGGAATTAGCAAAATCGAATTTAAGAAGCGAAGATAAGGCGGTTAAGTTAGCGACGGAAGCTACTTTGGCTTATGTGTTAAAGGCGATTGTTTGTTTATTACATCCATACATGCCATTTGTGACAGAAGAACTTTATTTAAATCTTCCCAAGCATTTAGAATCCATTCAATTAGAAACTTGGCCAGTCGTACTTTCAGTACCTGAATTTGATATGGAAGCGATGGAAAGAGTGTTAAGTACAATTTCTCGTTTAAGAGAAGTGAAGTCAATTCATGATTTGAAACCAAGCACAGTTCTTCATTTCTGTTTAAAGGATTTGGACGGGAAAAAGGTTGAAAAGAATGTTGCTTTTGTGACGATGATTCAAACGATGACAAAGTGTGAATGGGTGGATGAAATTGAAGGTGAACAATCCATTGAAACCCTTCGTGAAGGCAGCTTGGTTTTAGCAATGAAGGAATTAAGTGATCCAAAAGAAGAAAGAGAGAAGCTAGAAAAGGAAAAGATACGCTTAGAAGCGGAAATCAAGCGTAGTAAAGCTATGTTATCGAATCCAAACTTTGTTCAAAAAGCACCAAAGAAAAAGGTAGAAATAGAGCAACAAAAACAGGAAACGTATTTAAAACAATACGAAGTGGTTTTAGCCCGTTTACAAGAGTTGAAAAATAGTGTTGCGTAA